AAGGTGGCCGTACAGTTGGTGCCGGTACCGTAACTGAAATTATTGAGTAGTTCATAACTGCATCAGGTTCCGGAGAAGGAGTTTTCCACTCTCCGGATCTGATGTTGTACACGGGTGTAGCTCAGTTGGTAGAGCACTGGTCTCCAAAACCAGGTGTCGGGCGTTCGAGTCGCTCCTCCCGTGCAAGCTAATACCTTGAATAAAATGGGTCTGAAAACATACCTCGAGGAATCGTACAAGGAACTGGTTCACAAAGTTACCTGGCCCACATGGTCAGAACTTCAGAACAGTGCCCTTGTGGTTATGGTCGCCTCGCTGATCATTGCCATCATCGTTCTTGTTATGGACATCTCCTTCAAGAACCTGATGAAACTGATCTATGATATCATTATTTAACCCCGTTCCGGAAAATGACAACCGATACCGTCAAAAAATGGTATGTACTCAGGGCAGTCAGTGGTAAGGAGAAAAAGGTCAAGGAATTGATCGAAAATGAAATTGCCCGGCTGAACCTCCAGGATTATGTTTCCCAGGTGCTGATACCTATGGAAAAGGTCTATCAGATCCGGAAAGGGAAAAAAGTCAGCAAGGAACGGAGTTATTATCCGGGTTATGTTCTGGTTGAGGCAGCCCTGGTGGGTGAAATCCCCCACATACTTCGTAATATACCCAATGTGATGGGCTGGCTTACAGGTTCACGGGGAGATGATCCGATTCCCTTGCGTACCGAAGAGGTGAACCGCATCCTGGGCAAAGTTGACAACCTGATGACCAGTGAGGAAGAAATCAGTACCCCCTTCTTTGTTGGTGAAACAGTTAAGGTAATCGACGGACCGTTTAACAGCTTTACAGGTGTTATTGAAGAAGTTAATGAGGAAAAAAAGAAGCTGAAAGTAATGGTGAAAATCTTTGGACGGAAAACACCTCTGGAACTGAGTTTTATGCAGGTTGAAAAAGAATGAACTCTCGTACTACAACGTGATATAAC
This DNA window, taken from Bacteroidales bacterium, encodes the following:
- the secE gene encoding preprotein translocase subunit SecE, translated to MKTYLEESYKELVHKVTWPTWSELQNSALVVMVASLIIAIIVLVMDISFKNLMKLIYDIII
- the nusG gene encoding transcription termination/antitermination factor NusG yields the protein MTTDTVKKWYVLRAVSGKEKKVKELIENEIARLNLQDYVSQVLIPMEKVYQIRKGKKVSKERSYYPGYVLVEAALVGEIPHILRNIPNVMGWLTGSRGDDPIPLRTEEVNRILGKVDNLMTSEEEISTPFFVGETVKVIDGPFNSFTGVIEEVNEEKKKLKVMVKIFGRKTPLELSFMQVEKE